The genomic interval TGACTCTCCAGGTTGTGCGTTTGGGTCATCCGATGAATTTGCTGGCAATAAGGCAATAAGAAAAAAAGGAAATAGGGGAAATAGGGGGGAGAGAGAATCGTAGTATAATCAATACGTTCCTCCTTTAATACTCCTCTCCCTTATTATATCCTCTATATCTCTATTTCCCTATTCCTTTTAAAACGAAGTTTGAAAAAAATAGCCCATGTCAAACCGTTTTTACGGTTTTATAAGATGTTTACACTTTTAGACATATCAAAAACCAGCATTGTTATCCTTTTATGTCTTTTACCACTTTTAAAAACTATTGCTCAAAATACTGACACTACTTTAGCCAACCGCCACTTCTCCAAAGCAGTTTCGTTTTCTCACATAGGCCAGTACGATAGCTCTATATCCTATTTTGAAAAAGCAGGTGAGATTTACATGACTGTTGCAAAGTGGGAAAATTATCTAAAGTGTCTAAATGCTTTGGGCTGGACGGTGGGTTATATTATGGGTGAATATGGCAAAGGGCTGGAATATCTTAACAAGGCTCTGAATATTGGCATAAAAAAATTAGGGAAAGAGCATTTTCAGGTTGCAAGAAGTTATAATGCCATGGGGACTATCAATGCCATTAAAGCCAATAATGATGAAGCAATGGAATTTTTTAATAAGGCATTATCCATTTTTAAGAAACTTTTTGGTGAAGAGCATCAAACAGTGGCATCAATCTATGAAAATATTGGAACTATATTTGAACAAAAGAGCGATTATTTTACGGCTTTGGAATATTATCAACATTCCTTATTCATTAGATTAAAAACCCTTGATCCGCGTCATTTAGACCTGGCCTATTCTTATAATAATATGGGTGTCGTTTATATGGATATAGACGAATATGAGAAAGCATTCAATTATTATAATAAAGCATTATCTATAAGTATTGAAATATTTGGCGAGCATCACCTTGAAGTTTCTGTTTGCTATACGAACATTGGTAATTACTATGCCGAAACAGGTGACCTGGATAAAGCGCTTGAATTTTATAACAAAGCCCTCACCATTGACGTGGATGTGATCGGTGAGGAGCATGCAGAAGTAGCCCGATATGATATTAATATGATTGGGGAAGTGTATTCAGACAAAGGAGATTATTTAAAAGCGCTGGAATACTACACGAAGTCACTAAAGATAATGCATGTTACCCTTGGTGATAAACATCCTTATATTGCAGAAACTTACCAGGGATTTGGGCTTGTATACAAAAGGCTTAAAGATTTCAATACTGCATTAAAATATTATCAGAAGTCCATTGTTTCATTGCTTGCTGAATTTAATAATTCCAGTATTTATTCTAATCCAAAGCCCGATTTGCTTGAAAAAAGAAAAGCTACCAGTTCAAAACCACATCTGCTTGAATCTTTTATTAATAAAGCGGAAGGGTTTTATGGAAGATGGAGGGAAAAGCAGTAGAGGTAGCAGTAGCAATAGCAACAGCAGGCAGTCGGCAATTGACAATGACAATATTCGTACTTCGTACTTCGTCATTCGTACTTCGTCATTCGTACTTAAAAAATGACTATGACAAATGACTTAATGACCTAATGACTAATAAGCAGTGGGGAAAGCAATATTATCTCAGAACGAATCTCATAATAAAAAGTATCCATTAAAATAATTTTCTGGTATCCTGATATCTCATAATTGTCAATTATTACCTGGTCATCCCCTTGCCTTTTGCAGCTCAATTTAGTATACTTTTCAGTTTTATAAAGTGCATTTTTATCAAACAACCTGCCTTCGATGGAATTAACTTCATTATTATCACTGAACACTATCTTCAGAAATTTTATTTTCAACTCAGGATAAAGAGGAGTATAATTTTTAACCAAAGTTTTATTTACAGGTTCAGAAATAATGTCTTCTTCATAACTATCCCGTAGAGATAGCTTGTTGACATTTAATTTTCTAAACAGCGCTAGCTCTTTCTTCCAGTCAATTTGCTTAAGCGTCCTGGTCTCTTTTTTATTGTTCAACATTACCGTTTTGCTCAATTTAATATCGAGGGAATCCAATAAATCTATTTGGTGGTCAATAAATTCTTCTATATCAAAGTATTCATTGTTCTTCAAGGTAGTATTTTCTTTTTCAGGCACTAAATTGCAGGAAGAAAAGAATATTGTTAATACTAAAAGTAAGATTCTAACCAATTTATTTTTCAAGGTCATATTTTTTGTTTTACTTTAATTTCGCAACAAAGGAATAAAAAAAGGCTATAAATAGAGAAAAGTCGGCAATCTACAGTCCCCAGTCGGCAAAAAAATCAGTCGGCAGTCCACAGTCCCCAGTCGGCAAAAAACAATTGCCGACTGCTCCCGAGTACTCGGGATGGACTGCCGACTGCCGATTGTGGACTGTGGACTGCCGACTGTGGACTGTGGACTGCCGACTGCCGATTGTGGACTGCCGACTGCCGATTGTAGACTGTGGACTGCCGACTGCCGACTGCCGACTGCCGACTGCCAACTGCCGATTGTAGACTGTGGACTGCTGACTGCCGACTGTGGACTGCCGACTGCTGATTGCCGACTAAAAGGTATTCAATGTAATTTGAAAAATTATGCATTTTTATTTTTTTGGCTGGGGGTACGGGGGATGGGTGGGGCACCTTCACTTTTCTATTGCCCTGTATATTTGCTTAACAATTTTGGGATGTATTGTTTTTCCACTATGGAAAGGTACTACTACTCTTATATTGCCTTTTTTGTAAATCCTATGGCTCCCTTTACTGCGTACTCTTGCAAAGCCTGCTTTTAACAGCAGTGTCTCTGCTTCTTTCGCTTTTAGTCTGGTAATTTAGGCAATTTGTACCTCCATTGTTCCGGTTACTATTTCCTTGCTTAAATAGGCTTTGCATTCTTCATCTGACAGGGTCCCTATATAAAGTTCTGCAGCTTCTTTAATATTAGCCATTGCCTCTTCAAAAGTGTCTCCCTGAGAGTGACACCCCTCTAATTCAGGACAGTAAGCATAATACCCATGCTCATCTTTTTCTATTACGATGCTTACTTTATAGCTCATAGTTATAATGTATTTTTATGCAAAGTTAACACTTTTCCATTGATTTTAGTTTCATTTCAACAGAAGGTCTTTTGCATTTTCTGCTATCTCAACCATTATCTACCTCCATTTCATAAGTAGAGTATTTCCTAAACTCTTTTCCTGATAGATGCTTACGGTTTTCTATTAATAGATGAATTCAATTTATGAATGAACCACCAGCCAATGTTTTAATGCGTAATTTTATGCAAACATTAAAAATGTCGCTAATTTAATGTTTGCTTGTTTTTCTAATATGTATTTTTGATGACTGAATCGAACTAAACCAACTAAAACTGCTAACAATGAAATCATTTTTATATTTCACACGGGTCATTTCTATCCTTATCTTTTTATTTAATGGGGGAACGGGGGCTGCCCAGGACATCACCCAAACCATAAGAGGCAAGATCGTTGACATAGAGTCAAAATTTCCATTGATAGGAGCCCATCTTGTGCTCATTAGCGATACTGCGAAATTTGTCGGGACTACTGCGGATATTGACGGGTATTTCCGTATTGAGGAAGTGTCTCTGGGCAGGCATGCTCTTAAGATCTCTTATCTTGGCTACAGGGAGAAGATCATTCCCAATATTATTGTTAACACAGGGAAAGAAGTCATCCTCAATATTGAAATGGAAGAGTCGGTAGTGAAAATAGGAATGGTTGAGATTACCGCTTCGAAAAGAGGCGAAGTCATCAACGAAATGAGTACGGTGAGCGCCCGGGCTTTTACAGTTGAGGAGACCGAGCGTTATGCAGGCAGCAGGGCCGACCCTGCCCGTATGGCATCCAATTTTGCAGGTGTGCAGGGAAATAATGATTCAAGCAATGACATAGTGATCAGGGGAAATTCTCCCTTAGGTACGCTTTGGAGGTTTGAGGGAGTGAACATCCCCAATCCAAATCATTTTGGTGTTTCGGGTACTACAGGCGGGCCGGTAGGTATCCTGAACAATAAAGTGTTGTCAAACTCAGATTTTATGACGGGAGCTTTCCCGGCAGAATACGGCAACACCATAGCAGGTGTATTTGACCTGAAAATGAAAAATGGCAATAATGAAAATCATGAGTTCTCGGGACAGTGGGGTTTTCTGGGTACAGAATTATTTGCCGAGGGACCTATTTCCAAAAAAAACAAGAGTTCTTATCTTATAAGTTACCGTTATTCAACGCTTCAGATATTTCATGCTTTAGGCATTAATATAGGGACAGATGCAGTACCTAAGTACCAGGATATGTCATTCAAATTGAATTTTCCAACTAAAGCAGGAAGTATTTCCCTATTTGGAATTGGAGGGCTCAGTAATATTGATATTGTAAAAAGCAATCAATTGGATACTGGCAAAACCCAGTTGTATGGTGGTATTGATTTAGACGAACAATTCAAAACAGGCATGGGTGTTATCGGGGTAAACTATTTTAAATCCATTAATTCAAAAACGTATCTCCGGCTCACGCTTTCAAGCTCATTGGAACACCAGGAGAACATTCAGAATAAATTTGAATTTAAGCGGGATACAACAACTGATGAATTTGTCATATTAGATGGTAAATATATGATAGATACTATTTTTCAAAAACTCGGCTACAATCTCGACCAGGCCAAACATTCTGCATCTTTTTTTGTAAATAAAAAGTTAAACACCCGACACACTGTTAAAGTCGGTATTATAACAGACCTGTATCAGCAGGTAAACATGATAGATAGTATTTATGATGAAACGGACTCAATGTGGGTCAACCGGCTGAACCACAAAGGTTTTATGTTTCTTCTGCAGCCCTACGTACAATGGAAATATAATATAACGGATAAGCTTACTTTAAATACAGGTATCCATGGGCAATTTTTAATACCTAACGGCAGTGCATCCATCGAACCGAGAGCAGGTTTGAAGTGGCGTTTCACTCCTTCGCAGGCATTGAGTTTAGGTTGGGGCATTCATAGCCAAATGCTTCCGACTTACATCTATTTTGCAGGTCAGCAAAATAAGGATGGCAGCTATGAGCAATATAATAAAGAATTGGGTTTTCTACGCAGCACACACTACGTTCTGGCTTATGATAACTCACTAAACAATAGTTTAAGGATCAGGATAGAGACCTATTATCAGCGGTTAAACAAAATACCTGTGGAAGTTAAGTCATCTTCCTATTCTGTTCTAAATGCGGGCGATGACCTGAACAGGTTTTTCCCTGACAAACTAATCAATGAGGGCACAGGGGAAAACTATGGAGTGGAATTTACATTGGAAAAATTCTTTAGCAAGACCTATTTCTTTATGCTGTCTGCCTCTTTGTATGAGTCAAAGTATAAAGCAAGTAACGGTAAAACATACAACACTACTTTCAATGGAAACTATGTTGTAAACCTCCTGGGTACAAAGGAATTTCAATGGGGAAAGAAAAGCAACACTACGTTTGGCATAGGCGGCAAAGTTTCCATAGCCGGAAACAAGAGATATACGCCTTATGACATGGCTGCTTCTGACTCTGCCGGTTTTGGCATACCCGATTATTCCCGGTGGAACTCAAAACAATTAAACCAATATTTCAGAGCCGACATAAAGCTCAATTATAAAATCAATACCCGCAAACTCACCCATGAAATCGGTCTGGACCTGGTGAATATTTTCGGAACAGAAAATGTCTTTAAGCGAACTTATACAGGAGGCACCCCGCCTGTAAGAGAAGATCTCCAGTTGGGCTTTTTGCCGGTATTCTATTATAAAGTTGATTTTTGATTTAAATAAAGTTCTCATTTAGGGAACTTTTTGTATATTTGCATCGTATGAGGATATTATCTGTAAAGAAATTAAAAGATTTTTGGAAAAATCCTAAACATTCAGATTCGGAAAACGCATTAAAGGCATGGGTAGATGAAGTGGAAAAGGCAGATTGGAAAAACTCTAATGATGTAAAAAAACAATATGGAAGTGTGAGCATTATAGGTGATAATAGGGTAGTTTTCAATATTAAAGGCAACACTTATAGACTTATTGTTAAGATTAACTACGATTACTCAATTGTTTATCTCCGTTTTATAGGAACACATAAACAATACGATAAAATAAACGCTAAAGAAATTTAAAATGGAAATAAAACCTATTAAAACAGAAGCCGATTATAAAAAGGCATTAGAAAAAATAGAAAAGTTAATGGACGCAAAGGCCAATACACCTGAAGGTGATTTGCTTGATGTATTAGCTACTTTAGTTGAAACGTATGAAAAAAAACATTATCCCATTGGTCCGCCTGATCCTGTTGAGGCAATTAAATTCAGGATGGAGCAAATGAATTTAAGAAAAACCGATGTTGCAAAATATTTCGGAAGCAAGAGCAAGGTAACGGAAGTTTTTCAACGTAAGCGCAATCTCACTTTGAAAATGATAAGAAACTTGCACAAGGGTTTGAATATTCCTTTAGAATCGTTGATAGCGGTTTAATCAAACATTTTCCATTAAAATTATTATTAAATAAGGGTAAATCTCGTTTTGTAGTTGTATCACAAAATCAACTTCAGCATCGTTTTTTGACGTCCAGTAAAACAATGCGTTATTTACCAATGAAGTAAATTCATTATAAGATTCTTTTCATTATTTTTCTCTTAAAATATGAGTCCACTCTAAAAAGTTAAAAAAGAAAAAATGCCACTAAAACACCAAAACACTAAATCCCACAAAACATTGAAAATCAATCAAATAACTTTTGTGGGATTTTGTGTTTTTGTGCTTTTGT from Cytophagales bacterium carries:
- a CDS encoding tetratricopeptide repeat protein, coding for MFTLLDISKTSIVILLCLLPLLKTIAQNTDTTLANRHFSKAVSFSHIGQYDSSISYFEKAGEIYMTVAKWENYLKCLNALGWTVGYIMGEYGKGLEYLNKALNIGIKKLGKEHFQVARSYNAMGTINAIKANNDEAMEFFNKALSIFKKLFGEEHQTVASIYENIGTIFEQKSDYFTALEYYQHSLFIRLKTLDPRHLDLAYSYNNMGVVYMDIDEYEKAFNYYNKALSISIEIFGEHHLEVSVCYTNIGNYYAETGDLDKALEFYNKALTIDVDVIGEEHAEVARYDINMIGEVYSDKGDYLKALEYYTKSLKIMHVTLGDKHPYIAETYQGFGLVYKRLKDFNTALKYYQKSIVSLLAEFNNSSIYSNPKPDLLEKRKATSSKPHLLESFINKAEGFYGRWREKQ
- a CDS encoding TonB-dependent receptor, which encodes MKSFLYFTRVISILIFLFNGGTGAAQDITQTIRGKIVDIESKFPLIGAHLVLISDTAKFVGTTADIDGYFRIEEVSLGRHALKISYLGYREKIIPNIIVNTGKEVILNIEMEESVVKIGMVEITASKRGEVINEMSTVSARAFTVEETERYAGSRADPARMASNFAGVQGNNDSSNDIVIRGNSPLGTLWRFEGVNIPNPNHFGVSGTTGGPVGILNNKVLSNSDFMTGAFPAEYGNTIAGVFDLKMKNGNNENHEFSGQWGFLGTELFAEGPISKKNKSSYLISYRYSTLQIFHALGINIGTDAVPKYQDMSFKLNFPTKAGSISLFGIGGLSNIDIVKSNQLDTGKTQLYGGIDLDEQFKTGMGVIGVNYFKSINSKTYLRLTLSSSLEHQENIQNKFEFKRDTTTDEFVILDGKYMIDTIFQKLGYNLDQAKHSASFFVNKKLNTRHTVKVGIITDLYQQVNMIDSIYDETDSMWVNRLNHKGFMFLLQPYVQWKYNITDKLTLNTGIHGQFLIPNGSASIEPRAGLKWRFTPSQALSLGWGIHSQMLPTYIYFAGQQNKDGSYEQYNKELGFLRSTHYVLAYDNSLNNSLRIRIETYYQRLNKIPVEVKSSSYSVLNAGDDLNRFFPDKLINEGTGENYGVEFTLEKFFSKTYFFMLSASLYESKYKASNGKTYNTTFNGNYVVNLLGTKEFQWGKKSNTTFGIGGKVSIAGNKRYTPYDMAASDSAGFGIPDYSRWNSKQLNQYFRADIKLNYKINTRKLTHEIGLDLVNIFGTENVFKRTYTGGTPPVREDLQLGFLPVFYYKVDF
- a CDS encoding type II toxin-antitoxin system HigB family toxin, which translates into the protein MRILSVKKLKDFWKNPKHSDSENALKAWVDEVEKADWKNSNDVKKQYGSVSIIGDNRVVFNIKGNTYRLIVKINYDYSIVYLRFIGTHKQYDKINAKEI